CGTGCTGCCTTGTTTTTGTGGCTGCCGAGGTTGTCAGCGATCACGATGTCACCAGGCCTGAGCGTCGGCACGAGTTCATTCTCGACGTAGATGCGGAAGCTTTCGCCGTTGATCGGACCATCGAGCAGCCACGGCGCATCGATCCGATCGACCCGCAGGGCGGCAATAAAGGTCATGGTGTTCCAATGACCCCAAGGCACTTTGGCCCGGAGCCGTTCGCCACGCGGCGCCCAGCCGCGTAGCGGCGCCATATTGGTTTTGGTCCAGGTTTCATCGATGAACACCAGGCGGGCGGGATCTATGAGGTGTTGGTATTTTTGCCATCGCGCCCGGTGTCGGGCGACATCAGGACGGTCCTGTTCGGCTGCGACGAGTGTTTTTTTTGAAGCTGAGCCCCTCGTCGTGGACGAAGACCCACACAGAGCGATAATCGACCCTGAGCCCGCGCCCGGCAAGTTCTGCGACCAAGCCCCGCAGGGTAAAGCCCCCCGCCTTGCAACGCTCGATCAGCCATTCCCGATGCGCACCCGTCAGCCGTTTCGGCTTGTGGCCGCCCATCTGGCCAGGGGAAACGCTGCCGGTCCGCCGAAAGCTCTGCATCCACCGGATCGCGGTGCTGGGTGCTACACCGTAGCGCTTCGCGGCCTCGTGGCAGGAGAGGCCGTCTGTCTCCACGGCTGCCACAACCCGGTCGCGAAGATCCATCGAATAAGGACGCGCCATCCATGCTGGCCTCCAATCCAGACAGCATGTTGAATCAGATTTTCGGCAATCTGGGTACCCATATTCCGATTCAGACCGAAATCATCACGCTCTAATCGCACGGCAACTCAGCGAAACGGACTTCGCCCACTGGTTGGCCGTGGATCAGCACCGATTATCCCCACATTCGGCGTGCGATATCCTGTTCCTCGGCGCCGACGGCATTGGCGTAGATGGCGGTCGTGGTGAGCTGGGCGTGGCCGAGCCATTTCTGGACCAGGTTGAGGGGGATGGCATTGGTGACGGCGGCGACGCCGAAGGCGTGGCGCAGCCCCTTGGGCGAGGCAGCCGGCCCGGAAACCCGGCCTCCTGCATGACGGCATGCACCGCCCGCCAGCCGGTCATCCGCGCCCACGGCCACAGCCGCACCGCCTGGCCGCGATCGCGGCGCTTCTGCGCCTGGCGGATGCCATGCACCAAGTCGAGGGCGTCGAGCAGGGCAGGAGACACCGGCACGGCGCGATAGACGCCGGCCTGACGCTTCTTCAGGCTCTCGAACACCAGCACGCCGGCGGCGAGATCGACGCGATCGGCACTCAGCGCCAGGGCCTCGGACAGCCGACAGCCCGACCAGACGAGGGTCATGCACAGGGTGCGCGACTCACGCGGCGCCTGCTCGGCCGCCTTGAGGAAGCGGTCACGCTCGGCGACGGTGAGATATTTGCGCGCGCCGCTCGGATCGAAGAGCTGCATGCCGGCCGCCGGCGCCGCCTTGACGTCCCGAGGTGCAGGAGCCCGAGGCTCCTGCCGGGAGCGCGAGGGCGAGGCGGCCGCAAGGTTCCGTCCGGCTGTGCCGGATGGAATGGCCTGCCGAGGGAGCGCCCTCGCCCTTGCCTTCGTCACGTCTTCTCTCTGGAGCGATAGCCCCGCTTGACCTTCTGCCGCAGCAGGGTTGCGAGGGCGGCCTGGGCCTGGCCGCGATCGGCATGGAGATCGAGGCGGGATTGCCCTTGGGTGCCGATGCGTCCCCACTGGCGGAGCAGGGCGGTGCCGCCGAACAGATCGTCCTGGAGGCACAGCCGGTAGAAGCGCCAGCAATTGGTCGCCGGCACGACGTGCCGCAGCTCGGCCGCCTCGGGGAAGATGGCCAACTGACGCAGGGGGCGAGGCGGGGCTGGATGGGGCGCTTTGGGCATGTTTTCCCGAGAAGTGTAACAGGCCGGGCGACGCGGTACCAGGAAAAAGGCGGTGAGCGGGCGGTTTTTCCGGGGTCCGGGGCGGCTCGGACGGTGCGGCCTGTTACACTATTATCAATAGTGTAACAGGGAGACAAAAAATTGCGGACTAACGTGGTAAGTTCTCAGCGATTTGGCGCGGTGTACACCGGAATTTCTGACACATAGAGATGACAACATCTCTTTGTACACGAGAAATCAGCCCGATGATGTGATCCCGCACATCCGGAAATTCCGGATGACTTCGTGGCATATACTCCTCAAGCATACGACCCACAATATTCCCATTCACAGAAAGGGAAAAGCCTGAGTTGCCGTCAGCATCCACCGTTTCTCCCCACATATAAACAAGAGGAAGATCCGTAGCTTTATTCGCTTGATACTCCGTGTGGATATCGCTTCTATAATATGGAAAACTCGATTTCTGATCACCCATCAATCTGGACAAAATATCCTTAACGACCTCATCCTCTGTCATTTTTCACCCTCCCCAAATTTGTTATTGTAAAAAACAATTTTTCTCATTTTCCTAAGAGCCTGTTTGGAAAGTCGCTGAAGTGTGATTCAAGCTCTGGATGTGGACGCCAGAGCAGAGAGGCCGCATGGCCAGGATTACCCGCAAGACGAAGCGTTATCCGTCTGATATGACGGAGGAGGAATGGGCGCGCATCGCGCCACTGATGCCCGAGCCGGGACGCACGGGGCGTCCGCGCGAGATCGAATTCCGCGAGGTGATCAACGCGGTTCGTTACCTGGTTCGATCCGGCTGCGGCTGGCGAATGCTGCCGATCCATTTCGGGCATTGGCGTACGGTCTATGGTTGGTTCAGGGAATTGGCCCGGCGGTTCCTGTTCCAGACCATTCATGATGTGGAACTGATGCTTGACCGGGAGCGCTCGGGCCGTGAAGCCAGCCCTTCGGCCGGAGTGATCGACAGCCAGAGCATCAAGGCGCCGCACGCGAAAACAAGAGGTTACGACGCTGGAAAGAAGATTGTCGGGCGCAAGCGGCATATCGCCGTGGATACGGACGGACGCCTGCTGATGGTCAACCTGACGCCGGCGGACATCTCCGACAGCGCCGGAGCGCAGATGATCCTGGACGCGATCCGCAAGCGCTGGCCGTGGGTCAAGCATCTATTCGCGGACGGTGCCTATGACCGGCTCCAGTTGATGGACAAGGCTGCCTACCTGGACTTCGTCGTCGAGGTGATCCGTCGCAGGGACGGAGCGAAAGGCTTTGAGGTTCTCCCCCGGCGCTGGGTCGTGGAGCGAACCTTCGGATGGATGACCCGATGGCGACGCCTCGTGCGCGATTACGAGCGTCGCATCGATGTCTCACAGGCCATGATCTTCGTCGCCATGGGCGCCAATCTCACCCGAAGAAACGCTCATCCATGACTTTCCAAACAGGCTCTTAGCAGGCTGTCGGGTTGGGGTACCTGGCTCTGGCGATCTGCGGTAAGCTTTCAGGATGAGCAGCTTCATTCCGTT
This genomic stretch from Gluconacetobacter diazotrophicus PA1 5 harbors:
- a CDS encoding tyrosine-type recombinase/integrase, with product MHDPRLVGLSAVRGPGAECRSRRSRRRRAGVREPEEASGRRLSRRAGVSCPARRPRLGAWHPPGAEAPRSRPGGAAVAVGADDRLAGGACRHAGGRVSGPAASPKGLRHAFGVAAVTNAIPLNLVQKWLGHAQLTTTAIYANAVGAEEQDIARRMWG
- a CDS encoding IS630-like element ISGdi6 family transposase (programmed frameshift) yields the protein MARPYSMDLRDRVVAAVETDGLSCHEAAKRYGVAPSTAIRWMQSFRRTGSVSPGQMGGHKPKRLTGAHREWLIERCKAGGFTLRGLVAELAGRGLRVDYRSVWVFVHDEGLSFKKTLVAAEQDRPDVARHRARWQKYQHLIDPARLVFIDETWTKTNMAPLRGWAPRGERLRAKVPWGHWNTMTFIAALRVDRIDAPWLLDGPINGESFRIYVENELVPTLRPGDIVIADNLGSHKNKAARAAIRQVGARLILLPKYSPDLNPIEQVFAKLKHLLRKAAARSRDAVSSTIGELLRSYAPSACANYFINSGYGPT
- a CDS encoding WGR domain-containing protein, which translates into the protein MPKAPHPAPPRPLRQLAIFPEAAELRHVVPATNCWRFYRLCLQDDLFGGTALLRQWGRIGTQGQSRLDLHADRGQAQAALATLLRQKVKRGYRSREKT
- a CDS encoding IS5-like element ISGdi2 family transposase gives rise to the protein MWTPEQRGRMARITRKTKRYPSDMTEEEWARIAPLMPEPGRTGRPREIEFREVINAVRYLVRSGCGWRMLPIHFGHWRTVYGWFRELARRFLFQTIHDVELMLDRERSGREASPSAGVIDSQSIKAPHAKTRGYDAGKKIVGRKRHIAVDTDGRLLMVNLTPADISDSAGAQMILDAIRKRWPWVKHLFADGAYDRLQLMDKAAYLDFVVEVIRRRDGAKGFEVLPRRWVVERTFGWMTRWRRLVRDYERRIDVSQAMIFVAMGANLTRRNAHP